One window from the genome of Yarrowia lipolytica chromosome 1B, complete sequence encodes:
- a CDS encoding uncharacterized protein (Compare to YALI0B01782g, similar to uniprot|Q96VT2 Aspergillus niger prolyl aminopeptidase A (EC 3.4.11.5)), whose translation MRLKKTTQAPRVLNVSKMFQKIDKYHVRGLVVETLAFEVPLDHSKPKNDKIRVCAQRINPSKTESSELEKRPYVIFFQGGPGFQCTPPLSKSGFIDELIQRGFQVLALDQRGTGMSTAIDPGELGKMETQKAADYLTHFRADSIVRDAEMIRKVLVGEKGKWTIMGQSFGGFCCFTYLSFFPDFVKQAIVTGGIPPTANNPDKVYKALYPVVAQRNKYYYAKYPEDQKRVSHILDYLRNNKITLPNGGNLSPERFQQLGLSLGSHNGADTIHLIVLRLFDDLEVNGRPSFFILDKIQVMHSFDTNPIYAILHESIYCQKEASNWSADRLRADFPVFISENDKVPTYLTGEMIYKSMFEDYTELRQLKPVADLLAEKKDWPDLYDYKQLKANKVPIVAATYFSDMYVEFNLVQETANETGNIKQWITNEYFHGGLRANPKEVLGHLFDLLEVDFE comes from the coding sequence ATGAGATTGAAGAAAACAACACAAGCACCACGCGTGTTGAACGTTTCGAAAATGTTCCAGAAAATCGACAAGTATCACGTGCGTGGACTCGTTGTCGAAACCCTGGCATTCGAGGTCCCTCTGGACCAttccaagcccaagaacgacaagaTCCGTGTTTGTGCCCAGAGAATCAACCCTTCGAAAACCGAATCTAGCGAGCTCGAGAAGCGCCCCTACGTTATTTTCTTCCAGGGCGGACCTGGATTTCAGTGCACTCCGCCTCTGTCCAAGTCTGGATTCATCGATGAACTGATCCAGAGAGGCTTCCAGgtgctggctctggaccAGCGAGGAACGGGTATGAGCACGGCGATTGACCCTGGGGAGTTGGGCAAAAtggagacacaaaaagCAGCTGATTACCTGACCCATTTCCGAGCCGACAGTATTGTCAGAGACGCCGAGATGATCAGAAAGGTGCTCGTCGGAGAAAAGGGCAAATGGACTATTATGGGCCAGTCTTTTGGTggtttctgctgcttcaCCTACCTTTCCTTTTTCCCCGACTTTGTCAAACAGGCCATTGTGACTGGTGGTATTCCTCCTACCGCTAATAACCCCGACAAGGTGTACAAGGCTCTGTATCCTGTTGTTGCCCAGCGGAACAAGTACTATTACGCAAAGTACCCTGAGGACCAGAAGCGAGTGTCCCACATTCTGGATTATCTTCGAAACAACAAAATCACGCTTCCCAACGGTGGAAACCTGTCTCCTGAACggttccagcagcttggatTGTCTCTAGGTAGCCACAATGGAGCCGACACAATTCACCTCATTGTTCTGCGGCTGTTTGACGATCTTGAGGTAAATGGAAGACCCTCATTTTTCATTCTCGACAAGATCCAAGTCATGCATTCATTCGACACCAACCCGATTTATGCTATTCTGCATGAATCCATTTACTGCCAGAAGGAAGCCTCCAACTGGTCGGCTGATCGGCTGAGAGCCGACTTTCCCGTCTTCATTTCTGAGAACGACAAAGTTCCCACCTATCTCACTGGAGAGATGATCTACAAGAGCATGTTTGAGGACTACACTGAGCTGCGACAGCTGAAACCTGTGGCTGACTTGCttgctgagaagaaggactgGCCGGACCTGTACGACTACAAGCAGTTGAAGGCTAACAAGGTCCCGATTGTCGCTGCCACGTACTTTTCAGACATGTATGTGGAGTTCAACTTGGTTCAGGAGACGGCTAATGAGACGGGGAACATAAAGCAGTGGATTACTAACGAGTATTTCCATGGTGGATTGCGAGCGAACCCGAAGGAGGTTCTGGGACATTTGTTTGATTTACTGGAGGTGGATTTCGAGTAA
- a CDS encoding uncharacterized protein (Compare to YALI0B01804g, weakly similar to uniprot|P47153 Saccharomyces cerevisiae YJR116W Hypothetical 32.0 kDa protein in NNF1- STE24 intergenic region), translated as MQTDPLAFLTPQPLVDILQPYCEKIGFKYLAPHVHEIFLAFSFYQMLFLLSGQLSPIIWGKQLRSLSAKNRIDFDIHIVSQFQAFIVVPLAFLCFNDPILSANIITAYTPWTGFLGSLATGYFVWDLIICARYVNLFGVGFLLHAICALFVFVQGFRPYVMGMMGHFLMFEMSTPFVNMNWFVSRLPKGTFPPWFEAANGIALMTVFFGCRIIWGNYWSYVTITNMWKPEIRAQYPIWLPVLNTTSNLTLVSLNFFWFSKMIRILLKKINGSKKDAKVDAHKLD; from the coding sequence ATGCAAACCGACCCATTGGCATTTCTGACCCCGCAACCGCTCGTGGACATTCTGCAGCCGTACTGCGAGAAAATCGGGTTCAAGTACCTGGCTCCCCATGTGCATGAAATCTTTctggccttctccttctacCAGATGTTGTTTCTGCTGTCTGGCCAGCTGAGTCCAATCATCTGGGGCAAGCAGCTCCGTAGTCTCAGCGCCAAAAACCGCATCGATTTTGACATCCACATTGTGTCGCAGTTCCAGGCGTTCATTGTGGTGCCCCTGGCGTTTCTGTGTTTCAACGATCCCATTCTGAGCGCCAACATCATCACCGCATACACTCCGTGGACCGGCTTTCTGGGCTCGCTGGCCACGGGCTACTTCGTCTGGGACCTTATCATTTGTGCCCGGTACGTGAACCTCTTTGGCGTGGGATTCCTGCTTCACGCAATCTGCgctctgtttgtgtttgtgcagGGCTTCCGGCCCTACGTCATGGGTATGATGGGCCATTTCCTCATGTTTGAAATGAGCACTCCATTTGTGAATATGAACTGGTTCGTGTCACGTCTTCCCAAGGGCACGTTCCCTCCTTGGTTTGAGGCTGCCAACGGAATCGCCCTCATgaccgtcttcttcggctGCCGAATCATTTGGGGAAACTACTGGTCCTATGtgaccatcaccaacatgtGGAAGCCAGAGATCCGGGCCCAGTACCCCATCTGGCTGCCAGTTCTTAACACCACTTCTAACTTGACCCTGGTGTCGCTCAACTTCTTCTGGTTCTCCAAGATGATTCGaatcttgttgaagaagattAACGGAAGCAAGAAGGATGCCAAGGTCGACGCACATAAGCTGGATTAG